CCGGGGTGGTCCCGGGGGTGACGTGTCCTCCGGAGCCGGACGGCCGGGGTGGCGCCGGAGAGGCCTCGGGGGGATGATCCGCCCGGCGCTCAGGCGGGGCTGCCGGCCGAGAGCTGCTCGGGGTAGAGCTCCGCGAGCAGCTGCAGCCCGCGGTCGGCCCAGGCGATCTCCGCCTCGGCGCGGGCCACGAGGCCCTCGTAGGTGAAGCGCTTGAACGCCGCGGTGCGGTGGTGCTCGGCCTCCGGCACGGTCGAGAGGCGGCGGGCCAGGGGGGCGGAGGTGCCGGCGTCGATCTCGTCGATCTGCTGCTGCCAGGCCGCCTGGATCTGCCGGGTGTGCTCCCGGTAGGCCAGGAGCTGCTCGCGGGCGCGCTGCGGCGAGGCGTACTCGAAGTAGGCGGCGCGCAGGTGCATGGGGTCGCGGTCCCGGGCCCACTGCAGGTCCGAGTCCATCCACTCGCGGAAGGACTGGCGGCCGGCC
This genomic window from Citricoccus sp. SGAir0253 contains:
- a CDS encoding PadR family transcriptional regulator yields the protein MSLRNALLALLMVEPMTGYDLAKRFGSSVGNVWHAPDSQIYPELRRMAQDGLLEAEEVPFGRKGRKIAYSITEAGRQSFREWMDSDLQWARDRDPMHLRAAYFEYASPQRAREQLLAYREHTRQIQAAWQQQIDEIDAGTSAPLARRLSTVPEAEHHRTAAFKRFTYEGLVARAEAEIAWADRGLQLLAELYPEQLSAGSPA